DNA sequence from the Streptomyces tsukubensis genome:
GGGGACCCGGGCGGCCCAAGTGGCGAAGGCGGCCCCGGTGACGAAGAAGATCGTGCTCACGGCCAGCCGGGCCGCTCTCGGCCGGGGCAGCACCGGGGCGGCGGGCCGGTCCCCCGTGCCGCGTACCCCCGTTTCGAGAGCAGGGTCGTCCGCCCCGTACAGCTTCTTCCCCATCGACGCGCCGTTCCTTCCTGTGCAGCAACCGAAGGCCCGGCCGGGCCCCGGCCCTCCCCCCGCGTACCCCTCCCGGCCCTTACTACTTCTATCGGCCCCCGTCGATCACCGCCCCGCGCCGCGCCAGCGCGATCAGCGCCTCCCGCTCCTCCACCAGGACCTTGTGGAAGACATCGGCGTAGCGCCGCATGGTGCGTTCGCCGTTCGGCGGGCCCAGGGAGCTGAAGCTCTGGCCGAGGACCAGCCTGCGCCGGCAGATCTCCTCGGCGACCGGATACTCCTCCGGGCGGTAGGCGTGCCCCGCGGCGGCGTGACCGCAGGACCAGGGGCAGCCCCGGCCGTATCCGCGCAGCTCCTGGAAGAGGGTTTGCGCCGGGACCGGCTGCGGCTGCCAGCGCATGATGCCGAGGCCCTCCGCGTTCACGGCCGCCGCGAGCGCGTCGCGGAACGCCGCCACGGGCACATCGGCCGGGTCGAGCCCCAGCTCCTCCGGCATCACGAGCAGCGGATAGAAGAAGTAGACATGGGTACGGCCTTCGGGAACGCCCGGCGGCCTGATGCCCGGCACCCCCGCCAGCGCCGCGGTGAGAGCCGCGCCGTTGGCCTCGCGGACCCGGGTCATCTCCGGGAGGCGCCGGAGCTGGGAGCGGGCGAAGGCCGCGGCGAGCACGTCGATGCGGTAGTTCCAGCCCATGATGCGGGCGTTGTAGTCGCGGTCCCGGCCCGGCAGTTCCTCGCCGAACATCAGCACCCGCCGGGCGAGCGCGTACTGCTCCTCGTCGCGCGTCGCGAACAGCCCGCCCTCGCCGAGCGCCGAAAGCGTCTTCGACCCGTTGAGGCTGGCGCCGCTCATGGTGCCGAGCGCCCCCACCGCCCGGCCCCGGTAGGTGGCACCGTGCGCCTGGGCCGCGTCTTCGATCAGAGGCAGGCCGTGACGTTCTGCGACAGCGCTCAGGGCGTCGTAGTCGGCGGGCAGCCCGTTGAGGTCGACGGCGACGATGGCGCGCGTACGGCCGGTGATGCGCGCCTCGACCAGGGCGGGGTCGACATTGAAGGTTTCGGGATCGGTATCGGCGAAGACGGGCACCGCATTGGCCTGGAGGACGCAGGACGCCGAGGCCAGGAAGGTGTCGGCGGGCACGATCACCTCGTCGCCGGGCTCGACGCCCGCGGCGGCGATCGCCATGTGCAGGGCGGCCGTACCGGAGTTGGCGGCGACGACGTACGGCATGGAGGTGTACGCCGCCCACGCCTCCTCCAGCTCCTGCACGGCCCGCATGGGCCAGTGCCAGGGCGTCGCCGCATCCAGCGCCCGGCCGACGGCCCGCCGGTCCTCGTCCGTGATGTACGGCCAGGGCGCGACGGTGCCTTCGGGGAGGAGCCGGGGACCGCCGTCGACGGCTAGCACGGGGGAGTCCCGGCCGGGTCGGGGGCGGACGCGGGATCGGTACGGGCGGCGCCGGGCCCCTCGGCGGAGACCGCCGCGACGGACCGGGCCCCCGGTCCGGACCGAACCGGGGCCATGGGGTCCTCCGTCAGCCGCCGGCGGGCCGGCCGGGCCCGCCGGAACACGGCCTTCGCGGAGGGCAGTTCGGGCTCCCGGC
Encoded proteins:
- a CDS encoding DegT/DnrJ/EryC1/StrS family aminotransferase, whose translation is MLAVDGGPRLLPEGTVAPWPYITDEDRRAVGRALDAATPWHWPMRAVQELEEAWAAYTSMPYVVAANSGTAALHMAIAAAGVEPGDEVIVPADTFLASASCVLQANAVPVFADTDPETFNVDPALVEARITGRTRAIVAVDLNGLPADYDALSAVAERHGLPLIEDAAQAHGATYRGRAVGALGTMSGASLNGSKTLSALGEGGLFATRDEEQYALARRVLMFGEELPGRDRDYNARIMGWNYRIDVLAAAFARSQLRRLPEMTRVREANGAALTAALAGVPGIRPPGVPEGRTHVYFFYPLLVMPEELGLDPADVPVAAFRDALAAAVNAEGLGIMRWQPQPVPAQTLFQELRGYGRGCPWSCGHAAAGHAYRPEEYPVAEEICRRRLVLGQSFSSLGPPNGERTMRRYADVFHKVLVEEREALIALARRGAVIDGGR